Part of the Vigna angularis cultivar LongXiaoDou No.4 chromosome 1, ASM1680809v1, whole genome shotgun sequence genome, gtggtcgctataaaagccttgttgtaaaaaccttgatcattatagtgcattgacttcctgtggttggaaggacactggatgtaggcttggccgaaccagtataaaaacacaatgtttgaattttctcatccctactctctttattCAATCGATTGCGTTCTGCATTCATTCGATTAAATTTctgctgcattgaaaatcttttaccttgcgattcaagaaaagtatcaaggcatcatttttattgaaaaagattttgaaagattttatttttacatttcaccaattcaccccccccccctcttggtgtgagaaattgagtcattttatttgaaCAAATAACAAGCACTCAAAAGGAACCTAATAAAGGAACTACAGTAgattaagaaaataagaaaagtcGAAATCACAGTTCAGAATTCATTCCGGttgcaaactgtttgataatttcCAAAGAGTTTGATGAAATGCCTCAAAGAACtttagattttgtgtttttaactTTCAAGGCTTGTAAACTGGATTGAACGATTCTATAagctttttaacacttgattttgcttctttttataatttattttcaatctaaatCATAGAACCAACTTTTACCAATCCAAATTTGGAATTAATCAAATGAACTTTTCAAATAACTCCTAGAAATGCAGAACTGCACCACAAAAAAGTGGACTAAtttggtggttttaaacccaaaaACGAGTCAAAGTGATTCAACAGCTCATATGAGTGACTAAACAACTTTGCTTGATGATTTTAAGCATGTTCAAACTCATAAACAACTCAAACTATTTATAACTCCAAatcactggttcacttccaatttaactcaaaaagtgatggtttaATAGGCAAATATGCATATAGGCTaaaatttgaccaaatgaatAGTGCTAGCAACtttcaaacatcaatttaaaCTAGTTCAAGCTCTTAAACAACACAGAAACAACACCAACTGAAATCAAACCTTGCAATAGCCAAATATGTAGTAAAATATACCAATTCACcactaaaatcagttttaaTAGAATCAAAAGCTAGAACCGTGATCAAATTGCCTCAAGGAAGTGTAAATGCACAAAACTAAGCTAGAATTGGAAGTCTTAGCATGACCAAATTCAAAATGGATCCATCAAAGAGTGatagcacggtgaaaagctgaaataaaaagtgaaacagTGGAATGCTAATGTTTGTGCacaaccaagctatgcaaattgcatttcatttcttatTATGGTATGCTACACCTTTAGCATCCTTCAATAGCAACAAACAAAGTTGTACAAAGCTTTAGAATCAAAGAAACTGAACTGAATAGAGATCGATGAATTGAAACAGAAACAAATTTTTCTACAGTAGAGTTCACACGGTATTGAAATCAGAATTGATTTCTAGTGCTTCAACTTGTATCATCAAGGCTAGAACAAGTTCTCATTGCCTTTATTTCTAGATATATATCTTGTCAAGCACTTGAACTCAAGCAAAAACGAAAACTAGCACAGCTAAACATATTAACAAACTGGACAAAAACAACACTACAACCAAAGATGCACAAGACAATGACAAgctgaaatttaaatttaaggcTAGAAATGACTCAAGCAATGGAtattcaccgtttaaaatgatagaaaaacaTGAACACACatagaaaacaacaaaacagtaagcataaaaatagaaacaaaaaaacagCACTAATATGCTGTAAACTGCagcaaaacagaaacaaagaaaacaatagaaatgaAGTGAAAAGATGGAGGAATAACTTAGCTCTTGGTGCGTGGATGAcctaagctctgataccacttgatgcaAGCATGCCTAGGCTTGGAACTCGCAGGTAGCAACTCCAAACAGCAAGCATTGATGGTGTAGCGAAAGGAATGAAGATGAATGATGTTTTGGTGTTTTTTAATGGAAGGAGTGTGTGTAGAGACCTctcagctcagaaggccttcctactaTGGAAGGAAGCTAAAGGGAAGGGTAGAGAAAGTTAAGAGAAAGAGTGACTCAAGAGCATATAGGGTTGGAATCAAATTCTGTAGCATTTCACTAAAGctcaaaagtgaaaaattacAATGGAGAgaccctcttatttataggtgaagaaggGCCTTACTTCTGGCCAAATTTCCCtccaaaaatcaaatacaagTTGAGCTTGTGGGGAAGGTTAGGTGAGACACGCTTCCCACTCCAAGCACACAAGGAAAACATGTGTAATTCAAACATTGATACGTAGTGGCTGAGCCAGACAGGGTTTTGGTTAGGCCATTTCAGAATCTGGAAGGCAAAAAGCTTTGTATTTCTAATCTGGAAGCAAGCCTCTCCAATATGGAAGCAACTCCATTTTCTCCCCTTTTTAGCTCTTTTGCTTTCCTTGGCTTATTTAGCTTCTTAGATGGCTCAACCATGGTCTCCAAGCTTTATTTAGACCCTATAAAACAACATATGAACATATTAAAAGATAATCcttctaagacttagagaaagaaaatcaagaaagccTTTAAAAGTCcttcttcaacttccctttcttagccttagcttgAGTTGCTACTTCTTTGAATGGCTTCCCTAGTTAGGTTTCCATTAATACACGTTTTTTTCATTGCACACAGTTGATTCTTGCACAAGAAAGATTTCAAGAACCTTATAGTTTgcgaaaaagaattaaaaagtgcaagtttttataaaacaccaattcacccccctcttggtgttgagaaaaaAGTCCAACAATTCTAACAATTGGCACTAGAGTTggttttcaaaagttatttgaaaaacaaatcgatTACTCTttttgtataatcgattactcGATCTTGAAATGGCCTCTATTTCTCCAATACCGAGGAAGAGTGAATTTGTTCTTGACTGTGTGCATGTTACTTGCAATGATAAATGTATCTCTGTCACTAATGGGTTTTATGAGTCTTTTGAAACTAGATTATTCCGGAGTTCACTCCAAGGAAGGAAAATTGGTATCAACAGTCTGGAATCTAGAATAGAAATAGTAGATTTGGAGGCAGAAAGATTCACTAGCTTCCTAAATAAGAAGAAGGCAGATGTAAATCAAAGTGATGACAAAATGAAGAACAAAGACGGGGATTTACCAAGTACTGATCTCATTATGATGGCCAAGTCAGAAACAACAAAAGCAAGTCTGGAACAAGAAGCAAAGGAATCTATGTGGTATTTGAACAGTAGGTGTGCATGTCACGTGACAGGGGATCCAACAAAATTCACAAGCCTCTCTCATAGGACAACTGGTCATGTCACTTACGGTGATAACAACAAGGGTAAAACTATCAGTATTGGTAAAATTCAAACACCCTTAACATATGAAATTGAGAACGTATTGCTTGTTGAAggtttaaattataatttgctCAGTATTAGTCAATTGTTTTATAAAGGGCTGAAGATAACGTTTGAACCAAACTATTGTTTGATAAACAATGGGTCAACAGATGAATTGTTATTAATTCGAAAGAGATATAACAACATctatattattgattttagaaAAACATCATTTAAGTCTGTTGTATGCTTATTGTCTAAAGAGAATGATGCATGCTATGGCACAAAAGATTAGCTCACATTAATATGGGTCagttaaataaatttgtgtctaaggaggtgtctACCACTAGACCTCTTGAATTGTtacatatggacttgtttggtcccTCAAGAGTCATAAGTCTTGGAGGAAATTTGTATGGCTTGGTGATTGTTAATGACTATTCTCGTTATACCTggactttttttatttttgccaAAAGTGAAACTTTCAGGGTATTCAAGAAGTTTGCAgccattattcaaaacaaaaaggaaCTCAAAATCAAGTCTATAAGGAGTGATCATGGCAAGGAATTTTAGAATGAAGCGTTTGACGACTACTATGCAGAAATGGGAATTTCTCACAACTTCTCTGCCCTTGCTGATGAAAATTGGATGATGGCAATGCAAGAAGAGTTAAATCAATTTAAGAGGAACAAATTGTGGGAACTTGTTCCAAGGGTAAAAACTCAACAAGTGATTGGTACAAAGTGGGTGTTCCGAAATAAAATGGATGACTCTAGTGAAATCATCAAGAATAAGGAAAAATTAGTTGCAAAGGGTTATAGTCAAGAAGAGGGAATCGATTACAACGAGACCTATGCTCCAGTGGGAAGATTAGAAGCCATAAGAATACTTCTAGCCATTGCTTTGGTGATGAGATTTAAACtgtatcaaatggatgtaaGGAGTGCATTTCTGAATGGGTACATTAAGGAAGAAGTATTCATTGAACAACCTCCtagttttcatgattatgaGTATCCAGATCATGTGTTCAAATTGAAAAAGGCTCTATATGGATTGAAATTGACGCCAAGGTCATGGTATGGACGACTAAGTAAGTTCTTAATCAAGGAAGAATTCACAAGGGGTAAACTTGATTCCACcctctttataaaaaaattgtggaaAGGATAAATTGTTTGTacatgatattatttttggttcaaCTAATCCCATGTTATGCAAAGAGTTTTCCAAGACCATGCAGGATGAGTTTGAGATGTCCATAATGGGAGAACTCACCTAATTCCTAAGACTTCAAGTGAAACAAGATGATAGTGgcatttttattcatcaatccAAGTATTGTACGGACTTGCTGAAAAAGTACAAAATGCTAGAATGCAAGGAAGTTGCCACACCAATGACAACCAACTATTATCTTGATCTAGATGAAAAAGGTTATTCTATAGACCAAAAGCTCTATAGAGGTATGATCGGATCTTTATTAtacttaactgctagtagaccagacatCATGCATAATGTTTGTCTTTGTGCTAGATTTCAATCATAACTAAAGGAATCACATCTAACAgttgtgaaaataattttaaagtatcTAAAGCGAACTAAAAGTCTTCGATTGTGGTAGCCTAGTggttcaaacatttttctagaaggATATAGTGATTTAGACTTTGGTGGCTGTAAATTAGACAAGAAAAGCACTAGTGGAGCATGTCATCTGTTAGGTTGGTCTCTAGTttcttggcattcaaagaaacaagcttgtgtgGCACTTTCCACCATAGAAATCGAGTACATTGCAGTTTGAAGTTGTTGTGCTCAGTCTCTTTAGATCACAAGCCAACTAGAAGACTATGGTATATGATCGGGGTCGTACCCGACTCAAATTTAATATGCAGTTAAGTGTAGTataatactaggaagtgactcctaggtcgtctctcaaggaccaaatgtggttcaatAAATAGGTTGAACACTTTGTGGGGGGTGTTTGTGAAGAGATTTTGTGAATGGGAATGAAcgaaaattaaacacaaattgAACACCAATTTAAAACACTTGGTCACTAACTCAATTACAATGCTTCCAATCATAGATTATCAACAAATAAACACTACTCTAACTCCTAATCCAACACAAgttaaccaactaagcgaagactaACCATGTTTTCATAATTGCAAACTAAGAGAATGCAATGCACAAGTTCAATCAATCCTGCACCATACAGTccaatcaactaagcgaagattaaacaccaattaggcaactaagcgtataccCAATCGCAAGCACAAAACAGATTGAATGTTGAGCCAAATCAGAGCAGCAAAAACACTTCCAACAAAATTACTCAGTCCTCTAACCCCTAATCCAACATaattaaccaactaagcgaagatcaATCATGATTTCATAAAAGCAAATTAAGCAAACGCAATGCTCCCATTTAATCATTTCCACGCAGCCGCAAATTAACCAAATGTTGTTTAATCGACTAAGAGAAGATTAAATacaattaggcaactaagcgtGTACCCAATTGCAagcataaaacataattaaatatggAGAAAGGTTAAAACAGTG contains:
- the LOC108326897 gene encoding uncharacterized protein LOC108326897; translated protein: MASISPIPRKSEFVLDCVHVTCNDKCISVTNGFYESFETRLFRSSLQGRKIGINSLESRIEIVDLEAERFTSFLNKKKADVNQSDDKMKNKDGDLPSTDLIMMAKSETTKASLEQEAKESMWYLNSRCACHVTGDPTKFTSLSHRTTGHVTYGDNNKGKTISIGKIQTPLTYEIENVLLVEEMGISHNFSALADENWMMAMQEELNQFKRNKLWELVPRVKTQQVIGTKWVFRNKMDDSSEIIKNKEKLVAKGYSQEEGIDYNETYAPVGRLEAIRILLAIALVMRFKLYQMDVRSAFLNGYIKEEVFIEQPPSFHDYEYPDHVFKLKKALYGLKLTPRSWYGRLSKFLIKEEFTRGKLDSTLFIKKLWKG